From Gottschalkiaceae bacterium SANA:
CAAGCAAGTGATCAAACCAAAGAAAATTGGAAGAAACGAACCTTGTCCTTGTGGATCAGGAAAGAAATACAAAAAGTGCTGCGGCAAAAACTAAATAAAAAAAAAGTGAGTTGACCGTAGTCAACTCACTTTTTTTTAAACGAACTTATTCATAGTTGACTACGATCAACTCACTTTTAGATATTTTTATCTTCCAACATGATTTTCACATACTGCGCACGTTCATAAGCGAATGGGTCCACCGCATCTTTCTTCGAGCAATTCCCTCTAAAATCATCGAGACTTTCATATCCCTTTTGATCCATCCAGTCTGTAATTCCCTTAATCATCCTTTCAATCTGACAGGTTTGATTCATGTAAAGGGTGCTGACAACTTGAACAGCATCGGCGCCTGCCAACAAGAGCTTAATGACATCTTCGGCCTCATAGATCCCCGTATTGGCAATAATCGACCCCTCTACGCGTCCGTAAAGCAAGGCAGCAAACCGCAATGACTCCCGATATGCACCCTCCTGTGTCAATTCAAAGGTTTCCAGATTCGCCTCTGTATCAATATCAATATCTGAATCAATAAATTGATTAAAGAGAATGACCCCTTTTGCTCCCGCCTCCATAAATCGCTTTACTGTATAGAGGGGATTGGTGTAACAGCGTGTCATCTTCACGCTGATCGGCAGATCCGTCGTTTCAACTATTTTCTTTATAATTCCAACTTCCCGGTCTTCCATTTCCTGCCCAGATATATCCATGCCTTCAGGTGTGTGGTAAAAATTGATCTCAAATCCATCAATTCCATACCCCTCCAATACCTTCACATAATGAATCCAACTCTCTTCTGAATAAGCATTCAAACTCGCAATTAATGGGATTGAAACCGCGCTTCTAGCAGCGCGGAGGTCCTTCAAGATTTGATCATTTCCCACTGTCATAATCTTACTGTACCATTTTTCCATTTTTTTCACACGATCCTGCTCAGATTCCAGAAGATTCTTCAATTGCATACTTTCCAATTGAATACTCTCTTCAAATATGGACTTAAAGACAATTGCCCCAGCTCCATACTCTTCCATCTGCTTTAAGACCTGCGGATTCAATGACAAATCACATGCACCAACAACCACCGGACTTTGTAAGGTCAACCCCATATATTTTGCTTCAATCTTCACGCTAGCCCTCCTTTGAGAAAAAGGATTCCAAATGGAATCCTTTCATTCTTTATTAAAAAACTTTTCAACTGTCTTTTCGATAAATG
This genomic window contains:
- a CDS encoding dihydroorotate dehydrogenase-like protein, producing MKIEAKYMGLTLQSPVVVGACDLSLNPQVLKQMEEYGAGAIVFKSIFEESIQLESMQLKNLLESEQDRVKKMEKWYSKIMTVGNDQILKDLRAARSAVSIPLIASLNAYSEESWIHYVKVLEGYGIDGFEINFYHTPEGMDISGQEMEDREVGIIKKIVETTDLPISVKMTRCYTNPLYTVKRFMEAGAKGVILFNQFIDSDIDIDTEANLETFELTQEGAYRESLRFAALLYGRVEGSIIANTGIYEAEDVIKLLLAGADAVQVVSTLYMNQTCQIERMIKGITDWMDQKGYESLDDFRGNCSKKDAVDPFAYERAQYVKIMLEDKNI